The Dreissena polymorpha isolate Duluth1 chromosome 9, UMN_Dpol_1.0, whole genome shotgun sequence genome contains the following window.
ATCACGATATTCGTATTGTGTACACCTACTCATGTCGAACACAACTCGGAGTCCTACGTCCCTCAGGTCTATCTCCGTATTGTAGTTACCGACGATTCTCACAACCACCTTGTTGTCAGCAGATCTGCAAATACAATGGTGCTTGTTTAGCTGATAActatattaaatatgtgttagaaataactttttaacaattttaatttatatattcaaATTTTCATCGAATATTACAGAATCGTTGAATAATgttatgtatacattatatacTAGTTTTCAGAAAATATTGAATCGTTTACTATAAATTAATACCGTTTGGGGCGATAATGCGtttctttgaaaagaaaatattagCCTCGTTCTTgtaaaattgggcttaatgcatgtgcgtaaaatgtcgtcccggattagcctgcgCGGTTCGCACAAGTTAATTAGAGACGAAACTTTCCATCTggactgcatttttgtttaaaaattcttccataaaagcggaaattgtcgtgtGTTGCGATCCTTGTATAACATATTTTGCAATTATATAAAGAAAAGAGCTTCGAAACGTGTCTTTCCCGTGATAAGTTGTACCCGCACGAACAATGGATAACATAATAAACTGTGTAAAACAAACTTCAGGTCATTCGTTATCTAAACATGACACTTTTCAGATTGTCATTAAGTTCTAGTAAAATTCTCATGAATTTTATGTATTTTGACTTTTCGCTGAAAGTCAAACGCGGCCACAAATCCAAACAAACGTAACTAGGTTTTAAGGAAGAGCAACTGAACATGTCCCGACGACCCACCTGTAGTTTCCATCCGGGAACACAACACCGCCGACCTTGAGATCCATGCCCTTGGCGAGCTCGATCTTCATCGCGCCCACGCTGACGACCACCTTCTTGCCGCAGAGCCCGGAAGTACCGCAGTGTAGGTTCTGCTGCGTGACGAGCACGGAGCCCAGCGCCAGCAGAGACTGTTCGCACGTGGTCGTGAAGCTGAACATCTTACCGTCAAAGGTCGTGTAGCTAGAGTCGCCGATGGCGGAACAAATACCTGAATACATAGGTTTACATCACTTACACCAGTCCTTCATTCTCCAGAGTTAttgcataggcgctcgatgtcaatgacaatgttttatttatttatttatttatttatttatttatttatttatttattaatttatttatttgttttttagttacccgttgtttattataatgcatacacatactaaattaataaaaatcttctgacaaaacgtcctttcaaaaaaaaagatagttcgactatgtacatagatattgacaatatctatacatacatagtcgaaccttcttttttaagaagacgtttagtcggaagatttttattaatttagtatgtgtatgcattataataaacaacgggtaactaaaaaataaataaatttaaaataaatcattgtcattgacatcgagcgccaaTGAGTTATTGCGCTTAAATTCATAATGtcaattaaaatgtgtaaattcCCTTAATACACAATGCCTCTTAAAATGCGCTATGCCTCATTAAATATGGAATGCCATCTTTAATGTGTATTGTCCAACAATGCgtaatgtactttaaaatatggaATGCCACAAATTTTGTTATATCTCTTAACATGTATTATGAATGCTTAGGTGTATAATTTCTGTTAATTTGAAATGCCTAATTGTAATCGGTGATGCCTCTTAAAACGGCACAGTGAAATTGGTCAGTCTAAGCTTcctttattacaatttaaagaaCAACCGGTGTTTTGTATCTCAACACACGTACTATTCTGTCCGCAAAGCTAGGCTACATTATATTATAAGCACATCAATATAAAAACTAGACGCTATACTTTTGACCACTGGCATGTCTATCCGTAGAATCgaccctcttaatgaatacatacgaattttggaagtgaacaaatattaaaacacgcatgtgttatgTCAGTATATTGCACTATAGTGTTTATCCTTTCACAtgacaacgaaaactgcatttaaatcggcattgttttgacaaaatactggctcgATTTAACTCCTTGTAATAATTTGTATTATGTACAAAGGTTCTCATAATATCggctcttctgattggttgctaagagtgttactatgcgcatgtccTTGCTCTAAAATAATATCTTACTCGAAAACTCATGTGCAAGATTTTTCGATTAAGATACTATTTGTTCTTAAAATAgtttgtaattttgttaaaaacaataagcGGCATGCAAAATATTTGAcaaagctactattaatccattaACAAACTTACATAATTGTGTATTACgttatttaaaaatcatagcaaCACCCtagaataaacatgacctactttccaatgaacaccggaaatcatgagaatgatcgtcatCATAGCCATGAATGGCCATAAATGAATTACAACttgtaaaaattgaaaaaaatagtttTGCAGCATTTCTTAAGTATTTTTGTTTAGgtcacgatactatgaggagggccgatactatgagaataaaAGATATCTGACCTGGGCATTCTTCCTTGTCCTGTGTGGTCCACTTGCTTTGGGAACATGTACTGAAATGTAAAGACGTTAAGGCTAAATGCTTATCCATTATCTGTGTGTCTTATACAATTCGAACACTGCATACAATATAATATacgtatgttaagtgtcgtcccatataagactaatcagggacgattctTTCCGCAATTATgggatttttcgttaaaaggtaGTCAATTCTAAAGTAAACAAGAGCCCAAAACAGCCcaacagtgtcgtccctgattagcctgagtgtacaggctaatctgggacgacactatgcaAACATGCATTTCGCATAACATTCAATGAGCCTTAAGCTAAAGCATCTCCAATTTAATGCCTCTACTCTCGGCAATCATCGATTGATGCGCCGATATTGTATTATCAAatgtaagtgtttttttattgatgTCCACAATGAAACCGTGGCAAACAGACTTACAGTATCTTGCAGCGAGTGTTGACTTTCTGTCCGTCATGATAACGGTTGCCGTTATATGTGCAAGGACACTGCTCTTGTTTCACGCATGACATTAACTgaaacaaaatattgacataaatatgaattgATTTGAAAAAgtagccgacaatgaccgatttagcgttagaattcccgtgTACGTTATAGTATATATTCCGTTCCCGGGGTACATTTAGTagttcccgagccgacaatgaccaatcaagctttacGCGCATGCAGTTAGCCCCTTTGAAGCAGAGCGCGGCTCTTATCATGGTGTTAAACGCCTACTTACGTCTTCGTCAAGCAAGAGTCCCTCTGGACATGTACATCCTGTGTCCGGGGTTGGATTGAGCGTGTCGCAGCGCAGCAGTGGGCGGTCAAGGTCATACACCATGTTGGCCGGGCATTGTATCTCGTCCAGGCAGTCGGCCAGCGGCTCGGTGCAATCGAACTTGCCATTTTTGCACGTGCTGAAATGCACGTGCGAGCGttacttgtgtgtttgttttggataTATCGGCGGATTATCAGATATCACGGTAAGCGCATATACTGCCCTACCACGGTGAGGGTTGGGGTGGATAATGAGATAAAATTAGATTAATTGTGATTTTTTACATGTTGatgaatacaatatattttaCCTCTTAAATGACCAAAATAtacaaaacgcacaatttacaCACTAAATTGTTAATATGTGGGTGTACGAAATAAGCATTATCCGCATGTACACCCATAATCCTTCTCAAAACATACTAAATACTACTCCAACATCATACATGTGTCTTAATACTCATAATTTGAACGAAAATCTCGACTAATCAGTGGCTAATGAAAATCATCAAAGAAAGCACATACAACAAGCACGTGCTCACCATTCTGAACAATCCCTGGACAGCGTGTCCCCGGGTTTGTACGCGCGCTTATCCGCGGGATGGAACTGGTCAAAGCAAGGACA
Protein-coding sequences here:
- the LOC127846269 gene encoding SCO-spondin-like, yielding MVYDLDRPLLRCDTLNPTPDTGCTCPEGLLLDEDLMSCVKQEQCPCTYNGNRYHDGQKVNTRCKILTCSQSKWTTQDKEECPGICSAIGDSSYTTFDGKMFSFTTTCEQSLLALGSVLVTQQNLHCGTSGLCGKKVVVSVGAMKIELAKGMDLKVGGVVFPDGNYRSADNKVVVRIVGNYNTEIDLRDVGLRVVFDMSNALHIYLDEKNKEETSGLCGNYDDDILDDMKMRDGSITANPQLIYQ